The nucleotide window CACGCAGAAAAGAAAAGCCGGAAGCCCATTGCCCAGTAAGCCGGAGAGAAAAATGACCGGCAATTTGTTGACCGGCGTTTGCCGGAGAGCTTTGGGAAGGAAGGGTAACAAAGCCACACCGGCAGCTACCAGTCTTAAGCTGGCTACCTGATAGGGTGTAAATGATTCCAGTCCGATCTTCATTAAGATAAAAGAGCTACCCCAGGTGAGGGATAGCAACAGAAAAACACCCCAGTGGGCAAATTTTTGGTTCAAAGCGGCATTTTTTAAGACTACAAAGGTGAGAATATAACCGTACTGCGCAAAATATAAATCATCCGATACAACACTTCTGGACTGATTTTGTTAAATTCATTGACAAAGAGTTTAATCCATGAGTAAGATCAAGTTGTCAGCCATCAGTACTACCGCACCTAAAAAAGTAGACAAGGAAAAAATAAAAGCCGCCACACAGGAAATTTTACAGGAACTGGACGAGTTGCAAAATCTGTTATATGCACAACACCAACATTGCATATTGATGGTTATTCAGGGAATGGACGCCAGTGGAAAAGATGGTGTTATCAAGAATGTAACCGGTACCCTGAACCCGCAAGGTGTAATGGTACATTCCTTTAAAGCACCTACTGCCGAAGAAGCAGACCACGATTTTTTATGGCGGGTACACCTGCATGCGCCAGCAAAAGGAATGATCCAGGTATTTAACCGATCCCATTATGAAGACATATTGATACAGAGAGTACACAAATGGATCGACGATAAAATGGCCCGTAAACGAATGGAGGCTATTAATGATTTCGAGAAGCTGCTTTCAGTCCACAACAACACAACGGTGCTTAAATTTTACCTGCATGTATCACAGGAAGCTCAACAGCAAAGGCTGATAGAACGGACAGAAGATCACCGGAAAATGTGGAAGTACAATGAAAATGATTTTGAAGAAGCCAAACTTTGGGACCAGTATATGGACGCCTATGAAGATGCTTTCAAATATTGTAACGATATTCCGTGGACGATCGTACCGGCAGACCATAACTGGTACAAGGAATATATGGTGGCACTAACGCTAAGGGATACACTGAAATCGCTGAACATGAAATATCCCCGGTTAAAGAAATAATACACTAATAATTAAGCTGTTCCGCGATTAAACGCTATTTTCGTCGTCTTATTTTAACCAAAATAAAACCTTGCATTATGTCATTCATCAAAGAGTTTAAGGAATTTGCCATGAAGGGCAATGTGATGGATCTTGCTGTGGGTGTGATCATTGGAGGCGCTTTTGGAAAGATTGTTACATCGCTGGTAGATAACATCCTGATGCCACTCGTGGGCTTATTTACACACGGCAAAAATTTCAACGATTATTTTGTGTTGCTGGATACAAGCAAGGGGGACATTCAAACCCTGGCAGATGCCAAAGCCAAAGGAGTAGCGGTATTCGCATATGGTGCCTTCATCCAGAGTATCATCGACTTCCTGATTATCGCTTTCTGTATCTTTATCCTGGTGAAGTTTATGAACAGAATCAACAGAAAGCAAGAGCCAGCTCCGGCAGAACCCACTGCACAGGAAAAACTGCTCATGGAGATCCGTGATGAGTTGAGGAAAAAATAATTATCCGCTTATATCCCTCGCAGCATTCAGCCTCACCCTTTCCCGGGAGTGACGCTGGATGCTGCGTTTATATGTTTATGTTAATCAAAAAAAAGATACATTGATGAGAAAATTTACTTTGTCCATTGCCTGTTGTTTATTGTGTTTTATGGTAGTACGGGCACAAAACGACTGGATAAAGACCCAACGGGAGGAAACCTCCAAAAAAATCAAGAAAGATGATAAGGATACTTCTACCCGGATATGGAGAAAAGGCCTGAACCTGAACGTGAATATTAATCAGGGAACGCTGACCAACTGGGCTGCCGGTGGTGACAATTTCTCCTTTTCCCTGGGTTCCACCGTATATGCCTGGGCGTTTTACAAAGAAGGTCGCCGCGCATGGGACAACGTAGCCGACCTGGCTTATGGATACATTAATACAACCAGCCTGGGCGGTCGTAAAAGCGATGACCGTATAGACCTCACCTCCAAATACGGCTATGATATCGGCCGGCATTGGTATGTAAGCGGACTGGTAAACCTCCGGACGCAGTTTACCAACGGTTATCTGTATTCTTCAGACACTACTCCGCAGCTGACTTCCAAATTCTTTGCCCCGGCTTATGTGTTATTATCTCCCGGTTTTGACTATAAACCAGTGCCTGAATTCTCTTTGTTCCTTTCCCCGGCTACTTCCCGCTTTGTTTTTGTGGCAAACGATCTCCTGTCCAAACAAGGGGCTTATGGTGTAGATACCGGTAAATACTTTAAATATGAAATTGGTGCTTACCTGTCTGCCAACTATGTAAAAACAGTGGTTAAAAATGTGACCTACAAAGGCCGGCTGGACCTGTTCTCCAACTATCTTCACAACCCGCAGAACATCGTAGTGTTTTTTACCAATGCGTTTGAACTGAAGGTGAACAAGTATCTTTCCGCTGTGCTCAACGTAGATATGATATATGATGATAATGTAAAAGTGTTTGAAAACAAGAAAACAGGCGTGATGGGGCCCCGATTGCAGGTGAAACAGGTAATAGGGGTGGGTTTTGCCGCTAAGTTCTGATTAGCCGGAATTTTGTTATTTTTGATATTACACAGGCGCGAAGGCGCAAGGCAACAAAAGGTTTTTGCGTTCTTGCTGCTTTGCGCCTTTGTGTGAAAAAACATCATTAAGTGAGCGAACAGGTTTCCTACAAAATAAAATTACCGCAGTTTGAGGGTCCTTTTGACCTCCTGTTGTTCTTTATAGAACGTGATGAGCTGGATATCTACAACATTCCTATCAATACCATTACGCAGGAATTTCTGCAGTACATTCATGATATCGAATCGTTGAACATCGAGCTGGCCAGCGAGTTT belongs to Chitinophaga sp. HK235 and includes:
- a CDS encoding PPK2 family polyphosphate kinase, with protein sequence MSKIKLSAISTTAPKKVDKEKIKAATQEILQELDELQNLLYAQHQHCILMVIQGMDASGKDGVIKNVTGTLNPQGVMVHSFKAPTAEEADHDFLWRVHLHAPAKGMIQVFNRSHYEDILIQRVHKWIDDKMARKRMEAINDFEKLLSVHNNTTVLKFYLHVSQEAQQQRLIERTEDHRKMWKYNENDFEEAKLWDQYMDAYEDAFKYCNDIPWTIVPADHNWYKEYMVALTLRDTLKSLNMKYPRLKK
- the mscL gene encoding large conductance mechanosensitive channel protein MscL, encoding MSFIKEFKEFAMKGNVMDLAVGVIIGGAFGKIVTSLVDNILMPLVGLFTHGKNFNDYFVLLDTSKGDIQTLADAKAKGVAVFAYGAFIQSIIDFLIIAFCIFILVKFMNRINRKQEPAPAEPTAQEKLLMEIRDELRKK
- a CDS encoding DUF3078 domain-containing protein, which produces MRKFTLSIACCLLCFMVVRAQNDWIKTQREETSKKIKKDDKDTSTRIWRKGLNLNVNINQGTLTNWAAGGDNFSFSLGSTVYAWAFYKEGRRAWDNVADLAYGYINTTSLGGRKSDDRIDLTSKYGYDIGRHWYVSGLVNLRTQFTNGYLYSSDTTPQLTSKFFAPAYVLLSPGFDYKPVPEFSLFLSPATSRFVFVANDLLSKQGAYGVDTGKYFKYEIGAYLSANYVKTVVKNVTYKGRLDLFSNYLHNPQNIVVFFTNAFELKVNKYLSAVLNVDMIYDDNVKVFENKKTGVMGPRLQVKQVIGVGFAAKF